From the Actinopolymorpha singaporensis genome, the window GTGACCCTGCTGCTCGCCCTCGTCCAACTGTGGGTCGCCCGGCGGGTCGCCGAGACCCGTCGTGAGCTCGGCAGGGCCCGAGGTGATGCCGGGTGACCGGCAGAGCACCGTCGACAGGTGCCCCACCGCGGCCGGCGCAAGGGATGCGGCCCGGCGGCGGGCAGCGCGTCCGGCAAAGGCGGTTCTCGCGCCGGGACCGGCTGTGGGCGGTCATCATGTCGGTGATCCTGGTGCCGATCGTCCTCGTCTGGGTGTATCCGTTCATCTGGACGGTCTCCTCCTCACTGAAGAGCAGCAGCGAGATCTTCGGATCCCTGAGCCCGTTCAGCACTGTTCTCCGGATCGGCAACTACGCACAGGCCTGGCGCGACGCGCAGATGGGGCGGTACTTCTTCAACACCGTCTTCGTCACCGGCTTCTCGATCCTGATCGCGGTGCTCACCGCCGCACTGATGGGGTACGTGCTCGGTCGCTATCGCTTCGCGGGCAAGAAGGTGGTCATCGCCGTGCTGGCGCTGGCGGTGTTCCTCCCGGAGGGTTACACCATCATCCCGGTGTACGACCTGATCGACCGGCTCCATCTGACGGACTCGCTGTGGGGTGTCACCCTGGCCGAGGCGGGCGGCGTGAACATCGTTGCCGTACTGCTCTTCGCGGGTTACTTCGCCCAGCTCCCGGCAGAACTCGAGGAAGCCGCCCGGATCGACGGCGCCGGCTTCCTGCGTACCTTCACCTCGGTGTATCTGCCCCTTGCCCGTCCGGTGACGGCGACAGCCGTGATCATGCAGTTCCTGCACAGCTGGAACGACTTCCTGCTCCCGCTGGTGCTGACCCTGACCCGGCCGGAGCTGCGGACCCTCTCGGTCGGCATCTACGCCCTCCGCGGCCAGTACCTCAGCGACTGGGGCGTGATGACCGCGGGGGCAACCATCGCGCTGGCACCGATCGTCGTCGTCTTCCTGCTGTTGCAGCGCCACTTCGTGGAGAGCATCGCCGGGGCTGTGAAGGGGTGACCACATAACCCGGTCGCAGTGATCACCGAACCACCGAAGGAGTTTCTCATGCCTTATCGACACAGCAACGGGACGCAGTTCAGCAGGCGCGGTGTGCTGGGGCTCATCGGCGCGGCCGGCGCCGCACTCGCCACCGGCTGTCAGGTGGACACCGGCAGCGGTGGCGGCAACGGCAGTGGCACTGGCGCCGGGAAGGCGGCGGCGAAGG encodes:
- a CDS encoding carbohydrate ABC transporter permease codes for the protein MTGRAPSTGAPPRPAQGMRPGGGQRVRQRRFSRRDRLWAVIMSVILVPIVLVWVYPFIWTVSSSLKSSSEIFGSLSPFSTVLRIGNYAQAWRDAQMGRYFFNTVFVTGFSILIAVLTAALMGYVLGRYRFAGKKVVIAVLALAVFLPEGYTIIPVYDLIDRLHLTDSLWGVTLAEAGGVNIVAVLLFAGYFAQLPAELEEAARIDGAGFLRTFTSVYLPLARPVTATAVIMQFLHSWNDFLLPLVLTLTRPELRTLSVGIYALRGQYLSDWGVMTAGATIALAPIVVVFLLLQRHFVESIAGAVKG